A window from Variovorax sp. PBL-E5 encodes these proteins:
- a CDS encoding tripartite tricarboxylate transporter TctB family protein, whose translation MKPGTHHNKKDYYGGALMVFIGLLAVYAGLDYKTGTPARMGPGFFPVAVGALLAVTGLLIALSARTEADSSAPKLVVAHGHGHGMPDLRGGVCIILATLAFLLFGIYGGLVPATFAIVFISALGDRSNTITQAILLSLAMCIIAVIVFWWALQLQLPLFQWGG comes from the coding sequence ATGAAGCCCGGCACCCATCACAACAAGAAGGACTACTACGGCGGCGCGCTGATGGTCTTCATCGGGCTGCTCGCGGTGTACGCGGGCCTCGACTACAAGACCGGCACCCCGGCCCGCATGGGTCCTGGCTTCTTCCCGGTCGCCGTCGGGGCGCTGCTGGCGGTCACCGGTTTGCTGATCGCGCTTTCGGCACGCACCGAAGCCGACTCGAGCGCGCCCAAGCTGGTCGTCGCCCATGGCCACGGACACGGCATGCCCGACCTGCGCGGCGGCGTCTGCATCATCCTCGCCACGCTGGCCTTCCTGCTGTTCGGCATCTACGGCGGCCTGGTGCCGGCGACCTTCGCGATCGTATTCATCTCGGCCCTCGGCGACCGCAGCAACACCATCACGCAGGCCATCCTGCTGTCGCTCGCGATGTGCATCATCGCGGTGATCGTCTTCTGGTGGGCGCTGCAGCTGCAGTTGCCGCTGTTCCAGTGGGGAGGCTGA
- a CDS encoding sensor histidine kinase, producing the protein MNRLALAGPRRIGIRVLLLAMLLPGIFGLLALDTWNDYQAISRVVVDAYDQALIEPVQALNDSVEIDTRDMKPRVNAAFSVEAMFESTRPRFKHLHVGFTRVASNGADTTPPSPEQTLVGVPDLPPPPPGAADDVAVFYDGVYRGYPVRIAALHRTVQISATEALRVLSQAAESTGVRQQALADSWHHALWNDVRVVGVMVVLVWLGVALALRPLERLRRSLAVRAPGDLAPLDTHGVPYEVAPLVDAVNHHIGNQSRLLAAQSRFLADASHQLRTPLAIMLTQAGYALREREPGPMRETLRAIVAQLVRTRRLSEQLLALAHARDATQSAAARPSKADLNAVARDVVLQYLPLAHEKNQDLGWVDARGEAATDEVDHEPGEAGAEPPAPVAPVAANAAELHEALSNLVHNAIKYTPMGGRITVSVRLAGDSAEVEVSDTGPGIPAALRAAAFERFHRTDAGDAAENRGAGLGLAIADAYARRNGGVIELGDAEPSDGLPGGLRATLRLPFVRSNPIRDNTYFGDPDAH; encoded by the coding sequence ATGAATAGGCTGGCGCTGGCCGGGCCGCGCCGCATCGGCATCCGCGTGCTGTTGCTCGCGATGCTGCTGCCCGGCATCTTCGGGCTGCTCGCGCTCGACACGTGGAACGACTACCAGGCGATCTCGCGCGTGGTGGTGGATGCCTACGACCAGGCGCTGATCGAGCCCGTGCAGGCGCTCAACGACAGCGTCGAGATCGACACCCGCGACATGAAGCCGCGCGTCAACGCGGCCTTCTCGGTGGAGGCCATGTTCGAGTCGACACGCCCGCGCTTCAAGCACCTGCATGTCGGCTTCACGCGCGTGGCGTCGAACGGCGCCGACACCACGCCGCCCTCGCCCGAGCAGACGCTGGTGGGCGTCCCGGACCTGCCGCCACCGCCGCCGGGCGCCGCCGACGACGTGGCCGTGTTCTACGACGGCGTCTACCGCGGCTACCCGGTGCGCATCGCGGCCTTGCACCGCACGGTGCAGATCTCGGCCACCGAGGCCTTGCGCGTGCTGAGCCAGGCCGCCGAAAGCACCGGCGTGCGCCAGCAGGCGCTGGCCGATTCGTGGCACCACGCGCTGTGGAACGACGTCCGCGTGGTCGGCGTGATGGTCGTGCTCGTGTGGCTGGGCGTGGCGCTCGCGCTGCGCCCGCTGGAGCGCCTGCGCCGGTCGCTGGCGGTGCGCGCGCCGGGCGACCTCGCGCCGCTCGACACGCACGGCGTGCCCTACGAGGTCGCGCCGCTGGTCGACGCGGTGAACCACCACATCGGCAACCAGAGCCGGCTGCTGGCGGCGCAGTCGCGCTTTCTTGCCGACGCATCGCACCAGCTGCGTACGCCGCTGGCCATCATGCTGACGCAGGCCGGCTATGCGCTGCGCGAGCGCGAGCCCGGTCCGATGCGCGAGACCCTGCGCGCCATCGTGGCGCAGCTGGTGCGCACCCGCCGCCTGAGCGAACAGCTGCTGGCGCTCGCGCATGCGCGCGATGCCACGCAGAGCGCCGCGGCGCGGCCGTCGAAGGCCGACCTCAACGCGGTCGCGCGCGACGTGGTGCTGCAATACCTGCCGCTGGCACACGAGAAAAACCAGGACCTCGGCTGGGTCGACGCGCGCGGCGAGGCGGCGACCGACGAAGTCGACCACGAACCCGGCGAGGCCGGCGCCGAGCCGCCTGCGCCCGTCGCGCCCGTCGCGGCCAACGCCGCCGAACTGCACGAGGCGCTGTCGAACCTGGTGCACAACGCCATCAAGTACACGCCGATGGGCGGGCGCATCACGGTGTCGGTGCGGCTGGCCGGCGATTCGGCGGAGGTCGAGGTGAGCGACACCGGCCCCGGCATCCCCGCCGCGCTGCGTGCCGCCGCGTTCGAACGCTTTCATCGCACCGATGCCGGCGACGCGGCAGAGAACCGCGGCGCGGGGCTCGGCCTCGCGATCGCGGACGCCTATGCGCGACGCAACGGCGGCGTGATCGAGCTCGGCGATGCCGAGCCGTCGGACGGCCTGCCGGGCGGACTTCGCGCGACGCTGCGGCTGCCCTTCGTCAGGTCCAACCCGATACGTGATAACACGTATTTTGGGGATCCTGACGCGCACTGA
- a CDS encoding response regulator, whose product MRILLIEDEVELADWLARALKQSGFVPDHAPDARTAEALLAGNEYDAVVLDLRLPDKHGLTLLGAMRDAGDRTPVLVLTAEGSLQDRVRGLHLGADDFLAKPFAVEEVEARLTALVRRSRDNPHPRMQCGSLVYDSSSRAFMLHGALLSLTPREHAALTALLLRSGMPVGKQRLSGKVFPHDSDVGPAAIELVLHRLRRKLADGDVRITTVRGLGYMLEDASQAPGHE is encoded by the coding sequence ATGCGCATCCTGCTGATCGAAGACGAAGTCGAACTCGCCGACTGGCTAGCGCGCGCGCTCAAGCAAAGCGGCTTCGTCCCCGACCATGCGCCCGACGCGCGCACGGCCGAAGCCCTGCTGGCCGGCAACGAATACGACGCGGTGGTGCTCGACCTGCGCCTGCCCGACAAGCACGGACTCACCCTGCTCGGCGCCATGCGCGACGCCGGCGACCGCACGCCGGTGCTGGTGCTGACGGCCGAGGGCTCGCTGCAGGACCGGGTGCGCGGCCTCCACCTCGGGGCCGACGATTTCCTCGCCAAGCCCTTCGCGGTCGAGGAAGTCGAAGCGCGCCTGACCGCCCTCGTGCGCCGCAGCCGCGACAACCCGCATCCGCGCATGCAGTGCGGCTCGCTCGTCTACGACAGCAGCAGCCGCGCCTTCATGCTGCACGGCGCGCTGCTGTCGCTCACGCCGCGCGAGCATGCGGCGCTGACCGCGCTGCTGCTGCGCAGCGGCATGCCGGTCGGCAAGCAGCGGCTGTCGGGCAAGGTGTTCCCGCACGACAGCGACGTCGGCCCGGCGGCGATCGAGCTGGTGCTGCACCGGCTGCGCCGCAAGCTCGCGGACGGCGACGTGCGCATCACCACCGTGCGCGGCCTGGGCTACATGCTGGAAGATGCGTCGCAGGCGCCCGGCCATGAATAG
- a CDS encoding Pr6Pr family membrane protein, which yields MHDDDPLPANARRFAAVAAFVGWAALVLQLVLSIELATTAGRSAAWGTLNYLSFYTVLTNFLVAFALTAAATGAQGAFWRFFRRPGVATAIAASIAVVGLSYHFLLRHVWDPQGLLWLCNALLHYVIPVLYLVYWWIGVRGRGVAYRDIPTWWVYPIAYLVYSLARGMVEGVYPYPFIDASTIGYPRLAMNSVALLIVFTLIAALLVALGRAKPGREKIV from the coding sequence ATGCACGACGACGATCCGCTTCCCGCCAACGCACGCCGCTTCGCCGCGGTGGCGGCCTTCGTCGGCTGGGCCGCGCTGGTGCTGCAGCTCGTGCTGTCGATCGAGCTCGCGACCACGGCCGGCCGTTCGGCGGCCTGGGGCACGCTCAACTACCTGAGCTTCTACACGGTGCTCACCAATTTCCTCGTCGCCTTCGCGCTCACGGCGGCGGCGACCGGTGCGCAGGGCGCGTTCTGGCGCTTCTTCCGCCGGCCGGGCGTGGCGACCGCGATCGCCGCCTCGATCGCGGTGGTCGGGCTGAGCTACCACTTCCTGCTGCGCCACGTCTGGGATCCGCAAGGGCTGCTGTGGCTGTGCAACGCGCTGCTGCACTACGTGATACCGGTGCTCTATCTCGTGTACTGGTGGATCGGCGTGCGCGGGCGCGGCGTGGCGTACCGGGACATTCCCACCTGGTGGGTCTATCCGATCGCCTACCTTGTCTATTCGCTGGCGCGCGGCATGGTCGAGGGCGTGTATCCGTATCCCTTCATCGACGCGAGCACGATCGGCTACCCGCGCCTGGCCATGAATTCCGTTGCCTTGCTCATCGTCTTCACGCTGATCGCCGCGCTGCTGGTCGCCCTCGGCCGCGCAAAGCCTGGGAGGGAAAAAATAGTGTGA
- a CDS encoding RNA pseudouridine synthase, with amino-acid sequence MTDSTDEGIRLAKRVAALAGCSRREAELLIENGAVRVDGEPALLPQSRVRAQQRVEIEPGARPEPVVPVTLLLHKPAGMPIDGAHRLLVPAHHHEPERAGLRFLPRHAAGQRCMTPLETGASGLVVFTQEWRIERKLQEDAGVLENEVMVDVAGPVSPEVLASFERSPARVSIGQQAEGHTGLRFALKGARAGQIAHLCDDAGLRILAMKRIRIGRVPLAGLLPQQWRYLLPHERF; translated from the coding sequence GTGACGGACAGCACCGACGAAGGCATCCGGCTGGCCAAGCGCGTGGCCGCGCTCGCCGGCTGCTCACGGCGCGAGGCCGAGCTCCTGATCGAGAACGGCGCGGTGCGCGTCGACGGCGAGCCGGCCCTGCTGCCGCAATCGCGCGTGCGTGCGCAGCAGCGCGTCGAGATCGAGCCGGGCGCACGGCCCGAACCCGTGGTGCCGGTCACGCTGCTGCTGCACAAGCCGGCGGGCATGCCGATCGACGGCGCGCACCGCCTGCTCGTGCCGGCGCACCACCATGAGCCCGAGCGCGCGGGGCTTCGTTTCCTGCCGCGCCATGCGGCCGGACAGCGCTGCATGACGCCGCTCGAAACCGGCGCCAGCGGGCTGGTCGTCTTCACGCAGGAGTGGCGCATCGAACGCAAGCTGCAGGAAGACGCCGGCGTGCTCGAGAACGAGGTCATGGTCGACGTCGCCGGGCCGGTGAGCCCCGAGGTGCTGGCAAGCTTCGAGCGCTCGCCCGCGCGCGTGAGCATCGGCCAGCAGGCCGAAGGCCACACCGGCCTGCGCTTCGCGCTCAAGGGCGCGCGTGCGGGCCAGATCGCGCATCTGTGCGACGACGCGGGCCTGCGCATCCTCGCGATGAAGCGCATCCGCATCGGCCGCGTGCCGCTGGCCGGCCTGCTGCCGCAACAGTGGCGCTATCTGCTGCCGCACGAACGCTTCTGA
- a CDS encoding MBL fold metallo-hydrolase, which yields MVRSAQLLHSPHEPAPLRAAATVLLLRDTPQGVEVLMTRRSSSASFAPGAYVFPGGRIDEGDAAAHAMATRRPTQSLAQLTQAVAAIRESFEELGVLLARHADGRPASAEDIAGMDRSTAASTVAFAEQCAARGLRLATDQVFTLAHWITDRDLPRRFDVPFLVARMPEGQVPAADEAEQFEPCWVRPADALARHAAGSFFMIFPTLRTLERLAVYAAVDAVLDACANRPGGEGPLWTSCPRAGLLNGKEARYMESDSPFGELALVCPDGQMVHALDWQSAHPVPLLANVQRLTAPNPGVMTGPGTNSYIVGDAATGYLVIDPGPDDAEHIGRLWRATGGDVRMIVCTHSHADHSPGAAPLQALCSTQPPILGLPAAATARPSAKFSPERVLADGERLVLAPATAAGDDSAPRTHTLRAIHTPGHAANHLCLLLEEDGLLFSGDHVLNGSTTVVDPPDGNMNAYLDSLDKLDAACAEGGVDFILPAHGYVLGNARGAIAHLKAHRLRREARIADAMRRLPQGTPEDWLPLAYDDVPPRMWPVAARSLAAHVERIRQSAAQ from the coding sequence ATGGTCCGTTCCGCTCAATTGCTCCATTCCCCTCATGAACCCGCACCGCTGCGCGCGGCCGCCACCGTGCTGCTGCTGCGCGACACGCCCCAGGGCGTCGAGGTGCTGATGACGCGGCGCTCGTCGAGCGCGAGCTTCGCGCCCGGCGCCTACGTGTTCCCCGGCGGGCGCATCGACGAAGGCGATGCCGCGGCGCATGCCATGGCAACGCGCCGCCCGACGCAGAGCCTGGCGCAACTCACGCAGGCCGTCGCGGCGATCCGCGAGAGCTTCGAGGAACTCGGCGTGCTGCTCGCCCGCCATGCCGACGGCCGCCCGGCGAGTGCCGAGGACATCGCGGGCATGGACCGCAGCACCGCCGCTTCCACCGTCGCCTTTGCCGAGCAGTGCGCGGCGCGCGGCCTGCGGCTCGCGACCGACCAGGTCTTCACGCTGGCGCACTGGATCACCGACCGCGACCTGCCCAGGCGCTTCGACGTGCCCTTCCTGGTGGCGCGCATGCCCGAAGGCCAGGTGCCGGCGGCGGACGAGGCCGAGCAGTTCGAGCCCTGCTGGGTGCGCCCGGCCGACGCGCTGGCGCGCCACGCAGCGGGCAGCTTCTTCATGATCTTCCCGACCCTGCGCACGCTGGAGCGGCTGGCCGTCTACGCCGCGGTCGACGCGGTGCTCGATGCCTGCGCGAACCGCCCCGGCGGCGAAGGACCGCTGTGGACCAGCTGTCCGCGCGCCGGGCTGCTGAACGGCAAGGAAGCGCGCTACATGGAAAGCGATTCGCCCTTCGGCGAACTGGCGCTGGTCTGCCCCGACGGCCAGATGGTCCATGCGCTCGACTGGCAGAGCGCGCATCCGGTGCCGCTGCTCGCGAACGTGCAGCGCCTGACCGCGCCGAACCCAGGCGTGATGACCGGCCCCGGCACCAACAGCTACATCGTCGGCGACGCCGCCACCGGCTACCTCGTGATCGATCCGGGTCCGGACGATGCCGAACACATCGGCCGGCTGTGGCGCGCGACCGGGGGCGACGTCCGCATGATCGTCTGCACCCATTCGCATGCCGACCATTCGCCGGGCGCCGCGCCGCTGCAGGCGCTGTGCAGCACCCAGCCGCCGATCCTCGGGCTGCCGGCCGCTGCCACCGCACGGCCCTCGGCGAAATTCTCGCCCGAGCGCGTGCTCGCCGACGGCGAGCGCCTGGTGCTGGCACCGGCCACGGCCGCAGGCGACGACAGCGCGCCGCGCACGCACACGCTGCGCGCGATCCACACGCCCGGCCATGCGGCCAACCACCTGTGCCTGCTGCTCGAGGAAGACGGGCTGCTGTTCTCCGGCGACCATGTGCTCAACGGCAGTACCACCGTGGTCGATCCGCCGGACGGCAACATGAACGCCTACCTCGATTCGCTCGACAAGCTGGATGCGGCCTGCGCCGAGGGCGGCGTCGATTTCATCCTGCCGGCGCACGGCTACGTGCTGGGCAACGCGCGCGGCGCCATCGCGCATCTGAAGGCGCACCGCCTCAGGCGCGAGGCCAGGATCGCCGACGCCATGCGCCGCCTGCCGCAGGGCACGCCCGAGGACTGGCTGCCGCTGGCCTACGACGACGTGCCGCCGCGCATGTGGCCGGTGGCCGCGCGTTCGCTGGCCGCGCACGTCGAGCGCATCCGGCAATCGGCCGCACAGTGA
- a CDS encoding Bug family tripartite tricarboxylate transporter substrate binding protein, with translation MFDSFSRSARRLGALAGLALWGAALPAAFAQSDWPQQPITLIMGFPAGSGVDVVARTIQDPLQKKLGQSIVIDYKAGAAGNIASEYVAHARPDGYTLAFGTAATHGSNAALYKKLPFDVEADFVPVAPVLDVSNVLTINPEVMDVKTLKEFVELVKAHPGKYNYASTGNGAGTHMAFAEFNSRLGLQMVHVPYKGGPEAITSVVRGETCCIMNQVQTVLPQYKAGKVRLLGVTTAKPVAAIKEVPTIASSGLPGTQGFDSSIWFGIFAPRGTDPRIVDKLNAAVKAVLEQPEVRAHFEAQGNTIRIETPAEFKETVHANRVKWAEVAKAAHISID, from the coding sequence ATGTTCGATTCTTTTTCTCGCAGCGCACGCCGCCTCGGTGCGCTCGCCGGGCTCGCCCTGTGGGGCGCCGCGCTTCCCGCCGCCTTCGCCCAGTCGGACTGGCCGCAGCAGCCGATCACGCTGATCATGGGCTTTCCGGCGGGCTCCGGTGTAGACGTGGTGGCGCGCACCATCCAGGATCCGCTGCAGAAGAAGCTGGGCCAGTCGATCGTCATCGACTACAAGGCCGGCGCCGCCGGCAACATCGCGAGCGAGTACGTCGCGCATGCCAGGCCCGACGGCTACACGCTCGCCTTCGGCACCGCTGCCACGCACGGCAGCAACGCCGCGCTCTACAAGAAGCTGCCCTTCGACGTCGAGGCCGACTTCGTGCCGGTGGCGCCGGTGCTCGACGTCTCCAACGTGCTCACCATCAACCCCGAGGTGATGGACGTGAAGACGCTCAAGGAATTCGTCGAACTCGTCAAGGCCCATCCCGGCAAGTACAACTACGCATCGACCGGCAATGGCGCCGGCACCCACATGGCTTTTGCCGAATTCAATTCGCGCCTCGGGCTGCAGATGGTGCATGTGCCCTACAAGGGCGGGCCGGAGGCCATCACCTCGGTCGTGCGCGGCGAGACCTGCTGCATCATGAACCAGGTGCAGACCGTGCTGCCGCAGTACAAGGCCGGCAAGGTGCGGCTGCTCGGCGTCACCACCGCCAAGCCGGTGGCGGCCATCAAGGAAGTCCCCACCATCGCATCGAGCGGCCTGCCGGGCACGCAGGGCTTCGACAGCTCGATCTGGTTCGGCATCTTCGCGCCCAGGGGCACCGACCCGCGCATCGTCGACAAGCTCAACGCCGCCGTGAAGGCCGTGCTGGAGCAGCCCGAGGTCCGCGCGCATTTCGAGGCCCAGGGCAACACCATCCGCATCGAGACGCCGGCCGAGTTCAAAGAGACCGTGCACGCCAACCGCGTGAAGTGGGCCGAGGTGGCGAAGGCGGCGCACATCAGCATCGATTGA
- a CDS encoding NfeD family protein, whose product MGLVLLAHALGAASAEAVPAAPSASPGTAVLLDLDGAIGPASADYVRRGLALAAREHAQLVVLQLDTPGGLDTSMRDIIKHILASPVPVAAFVAPDGARAASAGTYILYASHIAAMAPASNLGAATPVVIGMPSPAAPAGKPPTPDKGAEPAAPADTMTAKRLADASAYIRSLAQLRGRNADWAEQAVRESVSLSAQEALQKNVVTLIASDVSDLLRQLNGRQVPMGKGSVRLATQGMQVLVFEADWRTRLLSVITEPSLALILLMVGIYGLLFEFSNPGFVLPGVVGVISLMLALFGLQMLPVNYAGLALLLLGVAFLIAEAFLPTFGALGAGGIAAFAIGALLLIDNDAPGFGVPLWLVGLMSAISAVFILLVAGMAAKARRRPVLSGVSTLVGATGELVEFEDGEGWAQIEGDYWHVHGAPDLRPGGRIRVTHVQDLALQVVAVAHD is encoded by the coding sequence ATGGGACTGGTCCTCCTGGCCCACGCCCTGGGCGCGGCCAGCGCCGAAGCCGTGCCTGCCGCGCCTTCGGCATCCCCCGGCACGGCGGTGCTGCTGGACCTCGATGGCGCCATCGGCCCCGCGTCCGCCGACTACGTGCGCCGCGGCCTCGCGCTGGCAGCCCGGGAGCATGCGCAGCTGGTGGTGCTGCAGCTCGACACGCCGGGCGGCCTCGACACCTCGATGCGCGACATCATCAAGCACATCCTCGCTTCCCCGGTGCCGGTGGCGGCCTTCGTTGCGCCGGACGGCGCGCGCGCCGCCAGCGCCGGAACCTACATCCTCTATGCGAGCCACATCGCGGCCATGGCGCCGGCTTCCAATCTCGGCGCTGCGACGCCGGTGGTGATCGGGATGCCATCGCCCGCGGCGCCGGCCGGCAAGCCGCCGACCCCGGACAAGGGCGCAGAACCCGCCGCGCCCGCCGACACGATGACCGCCAAGCGCCTGGCCGATGCCTCGGCCTACATCCGCAGCCTGGCCCAGCTGCGCGGGCGCAATGCCGACTGGGCCGAGCAGGCGGTGCGCGAATCGGTCAGCCTCTCGGCACAGGAAGCATTGCAGAAGAACGTCGTCACGCTGATCGCGAGCGACGTGTCCGACCTGCTGCGCCAGCTCAACGGCCGCCAGGTGCCCATGGGCAAGGGCAGCGTGCGCCTCGCCACGCAGGGGATGCAGGTGCTGGTCTTCGAGGCCGACTGGCGCACCCGGCTGCTGTCGGTGATCACCGAGCCCAGCCTGGCGCTGATCCTGCTGATGGTGGGCATCTACGGCCTCTTGTTCGAGTTCTCCAATCCCGGCTTCGTGCTGCCCGGCGTGGTCGGCGTCATCAGCCTGATGCTGGCGCTCTTCGGCCTGCAGATGCTGCCGGTCAACTATGCGGGGCTGGCGCTGCTCCTGCTCGGCGTGGCCTTCCTCATTGCCGAGGCTTTTCTTCCGACCTTCGGTGCGCTCGGCGCGGGCGGCATCGCGGCCTTTGCCATCGGCGCGCTGCTCCTGATCGACAACGATGCGCCGGGCTTCGGCGTGCCGCTGTGGCTGGTCGGGCTGATGAGCGCGATCTCGGCCGTCTTCATCCTGCTCGTGGCGGGCATGGCTGCGAAGGCGCGCCGGCGGCCGGTGCTGAGCGGCGTCTCGACGCTGGTGGGCGCGACGGGCGAGCTGGTCGAGTTCGAGGACGGCGAAGGCTGGGCGCAGATCGAAGGCGACTACTGGCACGTGCACGGCGCGCCCGACCTGCGCCCGGGCGGCCGCATCCGCGTGACCCATGTGCAGGATCTTGCGCTGCAGGTCGTCGCGGTGGCGCATGATTGA
- a CDS encoding slipin family protein, with the protein MFFNFGFAFVVLCLLLLLVLAASSLRILREYERGVVFQLGRFWRVKGPGLVILIPGIQQMVRVGLRVMVLDVPSQDVITRDNVSVKVNAVLYFRVVDPEKAIIQVEKYFEATSQLAQTTLRAVLGKHELDDLLAERERLNLDIQKTLEVQTAAWGIKVTNVEIKHVDLAENMVRAIARQAEAERERRAKVIHAEGELQASAKLSEAAEILGRHPQALQLRYLETLTVIAADKNSTIVFPLPIEIMGPLLKWMNRMGDAPGA; encoded by the coding sequence ATGTTCTTCAATTTCGGCTTCGCATTCGTGGTGCTGTGCCTGTTGCTTCTGCTGGTGCTCGCGGCCTCGTCGCTGCGCATCCTGCGGGAGTACGAGCGCGGCGTGGTGTTCCAGCTGGGGCGCTTCTGGCGCGTCAAGGGGCCGGGCCTGGTGATCCTCATCCCCGGCATCCAGCAGATGGTGCGGGTGGGCCTGCGCGTGATGGTGCTCGACGTTCCCTCGCAGGACGTGATCACGCGCGACAACGTGTCGGTCAAGGTGAACGCGGTGCTCTATTTTCGCGTGGTCGATCCCGAGAAGGCGATCATCCAGGTCGAGAAGTATTTCGAGGCCACCAGCCAGCTCGCGCAGACCACGTTGCGCGCGGTGCTCGGCAAGCACGAGCTCGACGATCTGCTGGCCGAGCGCGAGCGCCTCAATCTCGACATCCAGAAGACGCTCGAAGTGCAGACCGCCGCCTGGGGCATCAAGGTGACCAACGTCGAGATCAAGCACGTGGACCTCGCCGAGAACATGGTGCGTGCGATCGCGCGGCAGGCCGAGGCCGAGCGCGAACGGCGCGCCAAGGTGATCCATGCCGAAGGCGAGCTGCAGGCCTCGGCCAAGCTTTCCGAGGCGGCCGAGATCCTGGGCCGGCATCCGCAGGCGCTGCAGCTGCGCTACCTGGAAACGCTGACCGTGATCGCGGCCGACAAGAACTCGACCATCGTGTTTCCGCTGCCGATCGAGATCATGGGGCCGCTGCTCAAATGGATGAACCGGATGGGCGACGCACCCGGCGCCTAG
- the corA gene encoding magnesium/cobalt transporter CorA translates to MLINCAVYEDGTKLADIPIDRIGDYVSLPRCFVWVALHDPTPEELEEVRTEFDLHPLAVEDAQHGHQRPKVEEYADSLFVVMHLLDTDERRPGVLDVGELNVFVGRNYVVSVRSRSGHGFVEVRERCEREPELLRNGPGFVLYALMDAAVDRYFPVIDGLEVELETIEQQIFSKGQARENIRRLYALKQRLTVLKHAVAPLLEGTGKLHGGRVPQICAGSQEYFRDVVDHLGRIDASIDATRDTIGTAIHVNLSMVTIEDGEVTKRLAAWAAIFAVCTAFAGIWGMNFEHMPELKWQYGYVAALLLMFGICGYLYYRFRRAGWV, encoded by the coding sequence ATGCTCATCAACTGCGCCGTCTATGAAGACGGCACCAAGCTGGCCGACATTCCGATCGACAGGATCGGCGACTACGTGTCACTGCCGCGCTGCTTCGTCTGGGTGGCGCTGCACGACCCGACGCCCGAGGAGCTCGAAGAGGTGCGCACCGAATTCGATCTTCATCCGCTGGCCGTGGAGGATGCACAGCACGGCCATCAGCGCCCGAAGGTCGAGGAGTACGCCGATTCGCTCTTCGTGGTGATGCATCTGCTCGACACCGACGAGCGCCGGCCCGGCGTGCTGGACGTGGGCGAGCTCAATGTCTTCGTCGGCAGGAACTACGTGGTGTCGGTGCGCAGCCGCAGCGGGCACGGCTTCGTCGAAGTGCGCGAGCGCTGCGAGCGCGAGCCCGAGCTGCTGCGCAACGGACCGGGCTTCGTGCTCTATGCGCTGATGGACGCGGCGGTCGATCGCTACTTCCCGGTCATCGACGGGCTGGAGGTCGAGCTCGAGACCATCGAGCAGCAGATCTTCAGCAAGGGCCAGGCCCGCGAGAACATCCGGCGGCTGTATGCCCTGAAGCAGCGGCTCACGGTGCTCAAGCATGCGGTTGCGCCGCTGCTCGAGGGCACCGGCAAGCTGCACGGCGGGCGCGTGCCGCAGATCTGCGCGGGCTCGCAGGAATACTTCCGCGACGTGGTCGACCATCTGGGCCGCATCGATGCCTCGATCGACGCCACGCGCGACACCATCGGCACCGCGATCCACGTCAACCTCTCGATGGTCACCATCGAGGACGGCGAGGTCACCAAGCGCCTCGCCGCATGGGCGGCCATCTTCGCGGTGTGCACTGCCTTCGCGGGCATCTGGGGCATGAACTTCGAGCACATGCCGGAGCTGAAATGGCAGTACGGCTATGTGGCCGCGCTGTTGCTCATGTTCGGGATTTGCGGCTACCTGTACTACCGGTTCCGGCGCGCGGGCTGGGTGTAG